Part of the Micromonospora inyonensis genome, CGATGGCCGGGTTGGCCACCGCACAGCCGAAGCCCATCAGCACCAGACCGCCCAGCAGCACGCCGTAGCCGTCGGTCGGGGCGTGAGCGGCGACCACGAGCCCGACGGCGAGCGACGTCATGCCGGTGGCGATGGCGGCCGGGGTGCCGAGCACCCGGATGAGTCGGGCGGTGACACCGGCCAGATTGAGCAGGACCACGGTGAGGGCGAACGGCACCGTGCGCAGGCCCGCCTCCCAGGCCGAGTGGCCCCGGACGAACTGCAACTGCTGGGCCAGCAGGAACAGCGCGCCGGCGCTGCCGAAGGTGATCAGGACGACGCCGGTCACCGCACCGACGAACCGCCGGTCGCGGAAGAGGGTCATGTCGAGCATGGGGTGCGGGATGCGCCGTTCCCAGCCGACGAAGAGACCGACCAGTGCCGCTCCGGCCAGTGCCGCGCCGAGGACCGGCCCGGAGCCCCAGCCGTCCTCGGGCCCCCGGATGACCGCGTAGACCAGCGCGGTCAGTCCGGCGGTGGAGAGCACCGCCCCGACCAGGTCGAGGCGCCCCCCGGTGGCCCCGCGTGACTCCGGCACCAGCAGCGCGGCGGCCACCACGCAGAGCAGCACGATCGGCACGTTCAACAGGAAGATCGCCGGCCAGTCGACGTGCGCCAGGACGAACCCGCCCACCGGCGGCCCGGCGGCGAAGCCGAGCGCGCTGACCGCCGCCCAGATGCCGATGGCCCGGGGCCGCTCGTCGGCGTCGAAGACCTGCATGGCGACCGCCAGGGTGCCGGTGACCAGCAGGGCGCCACCGATGCCGAGGGCCGCCCGCGCGGCGGTCAGCTGCCCGCTGGACTGCGCGGCCGCGGCGGCGAGCGAGGCGAGACCGAACAGGACGAGCCCGGCCAGCAGCATCCGCCGCCGGCCGTACCGGTCGACCACGCTACCGGCGGTGAGCAGCAGACCGGACTGCACCAGGGCGTACGCGTTGATCACCCACTGGATGTCGGCGGTGCTGGCGGCCAGGTCCCGGGTGAGTGCCGGCACCGCCACGGTGAGCACGGTGTTGTCGAGCACCACGACGAGTTGGGCGAGGCTGAGCACCCCGAGGATGAGCCAGCGGGTCGGCAGCCGGGTCGCGACGGCGTCGTCGCGGGTCGGAGAGCCGGCCGTGGCGGGTGCCACGGTCACTGGGCACCGCCTCCGGGACCGTCCGTCGACGGGTCGGAACGGACGGCTCGGCTCACCGGGCGGTCCAGTAGGCGAGCGCGGAGACCTGCTGCTTACCGGCGCCCAGGCCGCGCCGGAGGTGCCGGGCGATGGTCCGGTTGCTCGCCGCCTCGCAGGCGACCCAGTAGTACGCCCCGTCCGTGTCCGGCGGGATCGCCGCGCACACCGTGTCGACCAGGTGCTGACCGCCGTCCTGGCGGAGCACCCACATCACCTTGTGGTGCCCCCGGGCACGCGGGGTCAACGCCTGTTCGTCGGTGTGGGCGTACTCGAGCCAGACCGTCGCCGGGACGTCCCCGGCGTGGTCGAGCAGGCTGTTGACCGCCGGCAGGGAGGCGGCGTCGCCGACCAGGTAGAGGTGGCGCGGGGCGGGGTCGGGCAGGGCGAACCCGGTGCCCTGGACGGTGGCGTCGATGGTGTCGCCGGGGCGGACGTTGGTCGCCCAGCGGGCGGCCACGCCGTCGTGCAGGGCGAACTCCAGGTGGAACCGCCCGGTAGCCGGATCCGGGTCGACCAGGGTGTACGCGCG contains:
- a CDS encoding siderophore-interacting protein: MKRNWEALVLKAMGGRDFRLTVLESESVNAHYQRLLVDGGGLLEACRVHPTMWVRLWFDDDGKAHQRAYTLVDPDPATGRFHLEFALHDGVAARWATNVRPGDTIDATVQGTGFALPDPAPRHLYLVGDAASLPAVNSLLDHAGDVPATVWLEYAHTDEQALTPRARGHHKVMWVLRQDGGQHLVDTVCAAIPPDTDGAYYWVACEAASNRTIARHLRRGLGAGKQQVSALAYWTAR
- a CDS encoding MFS transporter, encoding MTVAPATAGSPTRDDAVATRLPTRWLILGVLSLAQLVVVLDNTVLTVAVPALTRDLAASTADIQWVINAYALVQSGLLLTAGSVVDRYGRRRMLLAGLVLFGLASLAAAAAQSSGQLTAARAALGIGGALLVTGTLAVAMQVFDADERPRAIGIWAAVSALGFAAGPPVGGFVLAHVDWPAIFLLNVPIVLLCVVAAALLVPESRGATGGRLDLVGAVLSTAGLTALVYAVIRGPEDGWGSGPVLGAALAGAALVGLFVGWERRIPHPMLDMTLFRDRRFVGAVTGVVLITFGSAGALFLLAQQLQFVRGHSAWEAGLRTVPFALTVVLLNLAGVTARLIRVLGTPAAIATGMTSLAVGLVVAAHAPTDGYGVLLGGLVLMGFGCAVANPAIVEAVMSAIPADRAGAGAGVDGTMAEVGTSLGVAVLGAVMNARFTAALPVALAGAASFPAAMAAARSEPERQSVAEAFSSAVVVGQTVGAGAVLVGGLLAALLLHRAARRAG